The window GTCTGTATCTAACGAAACCCTTATGCTTAAACATAAGATTGGTATTCTTTCATTAAGCTCCATTCAAGAAAAGATTGCCGGTTATCTCATCTACAGCAACAAGACTTATAATTCATATAGCATTACACTGCCTTTTTCCAAAAAAGCATGGGCTGAATACATGAATGTTTCCAGAACCTCTCTTTCAAGAGAATTACGACATCTAGAAACGGAAGGTATTCTATCTTTTGAGAAACGGAAAATACACATTCACGATTTGACAAAATTAGAAAAGATTGTATCTTTATAATTAAGCTAAAGAAAATATCTCCATTAAACAAAATAGACAAATACATAAAAAGCGCTGCAAGTTTACAACGCTTTTTATAATAGCACCAAAATTGTGCATCGATGAGCCTGAATATACTTTATTCATATATTTATAATGATGCTTGCGGTCTATCTGTTTTTAGATGAACTTATCGAAAAGATGTATTTAAAGCTCTTAATAATGTTCTTATATCGTACTGATGTGGTGTGACAGGGCAAATCCTTTTATTTAATCCCATTAATGTATAGACTGCAATTCTTGCTGCTCTTACAGAATATTCTTCTGTAAATACCATATCTTCAGGTATTTCTACGAATTGGCTAATCATAGCAAAATTTGTTGAACCAGCTGGGACAACCTGTGGACGATCTGTCATTGCACGTGGCTGGAATTGTGCATCAACATATGGCATCATGCAAGGAATAACATTAATAACATCTTTCATAATATCTTCTAAGTCATCCTCAAAATGTAAATGATGCAATAATTCTATTAGTATTTCTTCACCTGAGCAATCACGTATAGCTTTTTTAACGTAGTCACCTTCTACATTTGTTATTAATGCATTTCCCCAAAAAATAGTTTCATCTTCTGTTTGTGCCTTAAAGTGGGGTTGCGCGGCTACAACAATAGACATTAACCATTTGGAATCTTTAAATGTCATTAACGCCCCACTACCTGGAACATTACGACTGAATCTTTCAATTTTATTTAATAAATGATTGCCTTTCATCGTGACTGTAAAAGACTCCCAATTAGACTCTTCTGGTTTATTAAAGAAAGGTGCTGAATTACCTAATCCATCTTTCTTAGCAGCAATTTTGCGCCATAACTCACCTGATACAGGTTTGTCGGGTTTCATGGGTGCAGGTGTTTTGAAATCACCTAATGCAGCATTATCTGTCATACAGCCATTTGTAACCATACACAAATCTCCTTCTTTCAGTTGAATAAATTCAGAAGTTATATCATCTTTTGTATAATGAATACCTGTTACTGTCATTTCCTCTCCTTCTTTAAAATCTAAATCTGTTACGGTACATTTTAGGTCAAAATTAACACCTTGACCCTCTAAGTATTTTTTTAGAGGAAGGATAACCGATTCATATTGATTATAGGGGGTTCTCGTAACACCTTCTAATGTTTGGATACGAGAAAACTCAAAAATCATACGGTTCATGTAACGCCTAAACTCAAATAGACTGGACCATTTCTGAAAAGCGAATGTTGTTTGCCACATATACCAGAAATTCGTTTCAAAAAAATGAGGCGTATGTCCAAACCAGTCACGTATGCTTAAATGATCTAAATCTTCTTCTGGTGTCATCATCAGTTTTAACATGGCCTTACGATCATTCATATTGAACCCCATTGACATAACATCTAATACATAACCATTTTTATCAATAAGCCTTGCATTAGAATGTGTTGGATGGGCATCATCAAATGCTAATATTTCGTCTGTAACCGATTTCCCTTCTTGTTCAAGAGATGGAATAGAAGAAAACAATTCCCAAAAATTCTCATAGGTTTCTTCATTTAGCATACGACCACCACGACACAAAAAGCCGTCTTTAGGGTTACCACTTCCATCATTGCTGCCACCTAATATATCCATGTGTTCTAATATATGTATATTCTCTCCATTTAACTTACAGTCTCTTATAAGGTAGGCCGCTCCAGCCATTGAAGCAAGTCCTCCACCCACGAAATATACGTTTCTATTATCTATTTGGTTCATCATATCATCCTTTCAATATTGCATTTGGTCTTACTTATACAATAATAAAGTTATCCTAATTTTAGAATAGACAATTGTGTAGGAATGTCAAAATTTTTGACACGCTTACTCAATTGTCTAAATTGAATTCTTATCAATTTGCAGTATCTTTTTATTTTATGATCTAACAAGTTTTTTCTATTTTTTAATTCAGCTTAAATAGCTTTTAAAGGACAATAAATCATTTTCAACGATATGATTATTTGATATAATATAATTATTATAAATAGTTATGAGGAAAAAATATTATGATTGATTGGGTTGAACTTGAAAAAATATGTGACAATTGTACAAGATGTGATTTACATAAAACGAGAACCCATCTGGTCTTCGGAGAAGGAGATATACATACGCATTTAATGTTTATAGGTGAAGCTCCTGGAGAACAAGAGGATTTATCCGGCACCCCTTTTGTTGGCAAGTCGGGCCAACTTTTTAATAAAATTTTAGCTTCAGTAAATATTCCTAGGGAAGAAATCTACATAGCAAACATTGTTAAATGTAGACCCCCTAGAAATAGAAATCCTCTAGAAACAGAAAAAAACGCTTGTTTACCTTATCTTAGAAATCAGGTGAAATTAATTCACCCTAAAATAATAGTATGTCTTGGACGTGTTTCTGCTCAAAGCATTATAAATAAAAATTTTAGAATAACAAAAGAGCATGGTGTTTGGGTTGATAGAAAAGGTTATTATCTAATAGCAACTTATCATCCTTCTGCACTCTTACGCGATCCTACTAAAAAAAGAGAGGCTTGGGAAGACTTTAAAAAAATAAAAGCAAAATATACTGAGGTCATGCAAAAAAATAATTCACACCAATATTGATGATAAATAATTTTCAGGGTTATAGTACCTTTCATAATATAACATGACCATTTGTTCTTTCTGGAAGCGTTGATTGATAACAATAAACGAATTGTATGCTTCAAGCTTATGCATGATTTTGATGCTGCCTCTTTAGCATGGATGAAAAAGTACCTTCTTTTTCTTTTAATGACGCAGGTGAGCCTGTCTCTTCGATTGTCCCATCTTTAATAACAACAATTTTATCAGCACCTAAAACGGTTCGCATACGATGAGCAATAATCAAGACCGTCTTCTTTTTTATGAGCTCACTAAGAGCACTTTGTATTTTACTCTCATTTTCTGTGTCCAGCGATGCTGTCGCTTCGTCAAGCAGGATAATAGGAGCATCTTTCAAAATCGCTCTAGCTATGGAAATACGTTGTCTTTCGCCTCCTGATAAGCGTTCTCCATTTTCACCAATCAACGTATGGTATCCTTGTGGAAGTTTTTTAACAAACGCATGACACCTGGCAAGTTTTGCAGCTTTGATGACTTCTTCATCTGTAGCATCTTTTTTCCCAAGGCGTATATTATCCATGACACTTGAATTGAAAAGTGTCACATCTTGAAAAACAATGGAATAATGATTAAGAAGCGTTTCCGGATCAACAAGGGAAATATCTTCACCGCCTAAGGTAATAGCACCTTTATCAATATCCCAAAACCGTGCCGAAAGCTTGGCTACTGTACTCTTTCCTCCACCAGAAGGTCCTACAAGTGCCGTTACATCCCCTTGTTTTGCAACAAAACTTACATTATTTAGCGTTTGCACACCATCTTGATAGGAGAAGTCCACATCTTTAAATTCAATATCATAATTCGAAGGAGTAAACATCATTTTTCCGTCCTGTCTTGGCATGGCATCCATCTCTTTCATCCGTTTAATGCGGACATTAAGATAAATAAGCAATGCAAAATGATTCATAACATCCATGATTGGGTTATAAATACGTGCCGACACCACAAGAAAAACAAGATACGTGAAAATATTGATTGAACCCGTTGTTAAAAGATAGGCACCATATAATATAACACTTGGCAGCCCAAGCTTCAAAAAGACATAAGACAGGTTGATAAATGCACCAATCAATAACTCTGCTTTAATCATAATCGTTTCATAGTTGTCTAACTTTGTATTTAAAGTATTCGAAAATGCTTCTTCCCTGTTATAAGATTTTATTTCATGGGCCGAATCAAGTCCCTCTTGAATGTTATCTGCAATATCCCTTTTTATATGATACAGTTTTGAGTGGGTATTGTTTTGTAGCTTCCTTGATAAATAAAAGACTAAAGCCGCAACAGGAACTACCCAAAACACAGCAAGTGACAGCTTCCAATTGTAAAAAAACAACATAACACCCATAATCAGAACCGATAGGACAGATGCATAAATCTGTGGTACTGAATGGGAAAAAAGCATCTCAATTTGTGTGGCATCTTCCATAATGGTTGAGCTTAAATCCGCAATATCCTTTTTACCAAAAAAGGCTAAAGGCAGTTTTCTGAGTGTTTCGGCTAGGCTAATCCTTTTCTTGGCACTTTCTTCGTAGATTTTAGTATAAGTCGAGTTGTATTGAAAATAAGCAATAACAAACATGACAATGAAAAAAGCGATGGACATGATCACATAGTAGAGTATGCTGTCTTTTGGATTGTTGGTGTTGTTCAAAAGCTCATACATGTATTCATCCAAAAAACGAAAGCTGAGGACCACAGGCACCATAAAGCTAATATTCATCAACACAGACCAAATAATTGAATGTAACAGGTCTTTTGAACCTTTTTCAGACATAGCATATTTGTTTTGAAAATATTTAAGCATATTGGCCTCCTTCTATAACCGTATCTTGAGCAACTAATTTCCATGCAACAGATTTCTGGTATTCATCCCACATGGTTTTGTATAGGCCTTTTTTGTTCAACAGTTCCTCATGGCTTCCCGATTCTGCGATTTTCCCATTATTAATGACCAAGATTCGATCAACATTTTGCACACTTGTAAGACGATGGGCAATCATAAGCGTCGTTTTATTACGACTAAGTTCTTTAAGCGCTTTTTGTATTAAATGCTCATTTTCAGGATCGGCGAATGCAGTAGCTTCATCGAGTAGTACAATAGGAGCATCCTTCACAATGGCCCTAGCAAGTGCAATCCTTTGCTGTTCCCCTCCTGAAAGATATGTTCCTTTCGTGCCAATTATCGTATCCAATCCATTATGCAAGTTTTCAATAATATCCCTTGACTGAGAATAATCAATGGCCCTATTTATTTCTTTATCACCAACATTTTCTTTTCCAAAAACGATATTCTCTTTCAAAGAATCTTTAAATAGCTTGGTACTCTGAAAAACAAAGGAAATGTTGTTCATCAGTTCTTTTTTGGATAGTTCCTTAACGTTGACACCTCCCACGAGCACCTGGCCTTCATCCACATCCCAAAAACGAGCTGCTAGGCGTGCAATGGTGGTTTTTCCTCCTCCAGAAGCACCGACAAGTGCAATGGACTCTCCTTCGTTTAACTTAAAGCTGATGTTATCAATGGCGCGTTTTTCACTTCCATCGTATGAAAATACAACATCCTTAAACTCCACACTATGATGTTTTATTTTTTTGCTATCCTTTGTATAATGCATACTGGGATAAGTCAAAAGGTTATCGAGTCTATCAATTGCTTGCTCTGCAATTAAAGTGTTCTGTCTAAAATGCATGGTCTTCATTAAGATCATGGTGAAAATTGGTGATATAAGTATGTAAAAAATAAAGTCCGCAAGTACAACAGGTAAATTTTCTCCTCTTCCCACTAAAAAAATGGCCATAGGAATGATAAAGAAAGCAGCTGTTTGCATAATGGCACTATAAAAGGACATGGGTTTTTGCCAAAGGACCGTATACGCATGCACCATTTCTTTATACTTGATGATACTGTTATAGAATCGTTTAAAAGAAAATATCGTTTGGCCAAATGTTTTTACAATGGGAATACCCCGAATATATTCTACTGATTCTGAACTCATTTCTTCCAAAGAATCATAGTATCTTTTTTGAAAAGCTTTTCCTTGTGAACTGACCATAAACCTCATGGTGATAAATCCTAAAATAATAGGAACAAGGGATGCAAGCCCCATTCTCCAGTTCACAATAAAAATTAGAGCAATAAGAATGATGGGGGTAACTAGGCTACCTGCCATATCTGGCAGTTGGTGGGCTAAAAATGTATGGGTTGTTCCTGCTCCATCATTGACAATCTTTCGTATTTTCCCACTTGAATGCTGATCAAAAAACCCAAGAGGCATGGATAATATCTTTTCCATACCTACTTTTTGCATACCTACTTCCACGCGAAAAGCTGCAAGATGGGAACTCAAAAGGGCACAAAAATAGACCACTATTCCTCCAAAGGCACTTGCAAAGGCAAGCCATGCATAGAAATTAACATTGGAAATATTGATGGACTGAGGGTTTGATAATATATTTCGGACGATGTACCATACAAGTACAAAAGGCAAAATGTTAAGTATAGCAGAAATTGCTGACAATACTAATGCCAAAGGTAGAAGTATTCTCCTCTTGTCCATATAAGGTGTAAACCTTTTTAAAATAAATGTTTCTTTTTGTTTTGGCATTACTTTATATCCTCCTCTAGATAAGATGTAATTAATACTGTAGTTGACTTTTGGTTGTGCTTTAATGAAAATATCTTTTCTACAATATCTCTACTGATTATAGTAACATAAAAAAAATCAAATGTAAATGATTTTGAATCCCATTATCAATAAAATATTATCCTATTATACCTTATTAAATTAATACCAGTAATATAGAAACATTACTAGATAACTACCGCATGACGTACTAAGTTTTTCATAACTTGTAAAAGCCTCCTAAGCTATGTTTTAGGAGGCTTTTATAAATATGAGATTGTTATTGGATTATAGAATATGGCGCTTTTGAATGTTCAGTATCGATTGGTTTATTCGTTAAATCTTTGATATGAGGAACATGGATACGATACTCCCCTGGCTCTTGACGTGTTGTATGAATAATATATGTAGACCAATCTGTACTACCATCCTCATTCATGACAAGATTCATGGCCGTAATGTCCACTTTATAATCATCAGGAACGTTGGTCATACCGTCTAATTTGATTACTTCAATATAACTATCTAAAATTTTATACGGTTTGATGTCTTCACTAAACTGTATTTGCATTTTATTATTGGACAAAGGTTTTGCCAAAATCAATCGTGGTTGTTCTGTATCTGCTGGTTTAGCTACAAATGTATAGGTATCTTCACCGTAAGTGAGTGTATATACCTCATTTGTTTTTAGTGGTTCTGTGCTTAATTCACAATACGCTGGATTTTGGTAAACGCTTGTAAGAGCGAAAGTATTCTTTTGGCTGTCTGTTAGTTTAAAATAAGATGTTTCTAAAAAAGCTTTAGGTCGATAACTCTTAAGGGTTATTTTTTGTAAGGTAGCATCGATAGATTCGACGGATTCGATATCGATCTTCTTATTCACAACAGGTACACCTAATTGCTCGCCTAGTGAGCTGACTGTTCCTTTAGGAATTATCTGCAACACTTTATACGTTAATCGCGCTAATTCATAGACATTAAAAACATCATTTTCATAATAAAACAAACCGACTTGCTCTGCTTTCAACTTAACGGTATCTTGGGTATAGTCTACTTTATCATGGTAATTAAGTACCTGCAATAACATTGCTACATATTCTGTACTTGTTATTTCTTTATAAGGTTGAAATGTATCATCTGTGGACCAAGCAATATGAAGCTCAGGATGGGCTTTTATATACCCCATCAATCGTTGTATGTACATATTGTGGCCATTTGCATCATCAAAAGTATCTTTTCCTACAAAATCATAGTTCGCCATGTCTTCTTCAAGATTGAGTAATCGCAGTAACATCACAACGGAACGATAACGGGTAATTGTTTTCGAACCATCTATTTGACTACCCTCACCTTTTAGGATACCACGATCAGCTAAATTATAAATAGGTGCTTCTCGCATTTGCTCATGACTAATGGCGTAACTTGGTGCACATGATAACAAAACATTTGCAGCTAACACAAATGCTAATATGCTTCTTTTCTTCTTTTTCACTATTTTTCCTCCTATTGTGTAAACTTACTATTTTTGTAATGCTTACTTCCCTCATGTTGTATCCTTGTAAACGCTAACTTATCCTGTTGACGAAAGATAATGTTTCGTTATAACTTTCCTATAATGTGCACCTTATAGACAGTTACCTGGGATACGATGCAATAAAAATTAAGTGTCTTGTATGTGACATCTACGTCATTTATATTGCATACATTTATTATAAATAAAGTAAATATAAAACACTAGAGGAAAAATATGGGATTCCTTAAGACATACGCTTTCTATAATTTGTGGGAAACAAACCAAAGTATTGTTTGAATGCTTTGCTAAAATGAAACGGGCTGCTATAGGCAAGCTTAATGGCTATTTCCCCAATGGATAGTGACGTATTTGTTAACAATTCCGCTGACATGTTAAGTCTCAGCTCATCATAAAATTTTTTAGGTGATTTTCCTGTAACCTCTTTAAATACTTGTCTGAATTGCCTTTCAGAAAGACCAGCCATATGGGCCAATTTCTTCACTGTAATGGTATCCCCCAAGTGGTTATGGATATATTGAATAATCTGTTCAATGGTTTCTTGATACGCATGGGGTGTATCCCGTTGCTCGTCAACTTTAGCCATCCACTGATAAAACAATGCACCCAGTGTAGCCGATGCTAAGACTTTGGCACTTATGTTATCCTTTCTAAGACATTCTAAACACTGTTTAAATTGTACAGATTCCGCATGAAATGGATTAATGGATAAAATCGTATTAAGAGGCAGATGCAACATGCCACCTATCTGAAAGGTAAACCACCAGAAATCCCATTGTTCCTTGTAACAGTAATAACGGCGTACCTTGTTATGTTCAACCAATAATAAGGTATGTGCGCCCAGCGTCATCACCTTATTGTTTTCCATGACCACCACACCGGTTCCCTGGAGTGTTCGAAGTGCTACCAGCTCCTTTGTATTATTTCTCCATTGTTTGTGAATATCATAGGTGGCATCTGCTTGTACATGGTACACTGATTGTAAGGCAATACTTGCTGTTGGTATGATTTTATTTGTTTTAGAGTATTGGAAGTCCATGATTCATTATACCAATTAATTGCCGAAAAGTATATATTCCCTTCCGCAAATACCATGTTTATTATGAACCATATATTGTACACTATTCTTAAAGCCAAGGAGAATATAAGTTATTTCGTCCAAAAGGTAATTTATATCAACCAGCTTTTATTGGACTGATAATTTTTATATGGTATATCAAGAATAGGGAGGAAATATGATGTGTGATGGTATTAAGGGTATGGTTCCAAAGGATAAAATGTGTGCAGGTGCAAGAAAACTCCGAAATGTATATGAAGGAACGCCAGATGCTCCTTTTTTTCAACAAGAATTTGGCTTTTATTGTCTAGACCGTTGGAAAAAGGAAGGGCTTCCAACTGACAAAACCCTTGATGAGATATTTGGATACGATGAATCCGGTTGTCATACGCTGAATGGTCTAGGATGGTGTACGCCAGAATTTATGCCTATGTTTGAAGAAAAAGTACTGGAAGATCGAGGGGAACATGAAGTTGCACAGGACTTTGCTGGACGACATGTTTTGTATTTCAAAGGACGCCGTGAAGGTTTTATGCCTGAATACATTGATCATCCTGTAAAAGATATGTACTCATGGGAAAAAAATTGTAAATGGCGCTTGAACCCAAAATCAAAAGAAAGGTATATAGACTTTGATAAGCAGATCATAGAAGCAAAAGAGGCTGCTAAAACAGGCAAAATCATCTCCCAACGGGTAGTAGGCGGTTTCATGTACTTAAGAAGTTTAATTGGTCCTACAGACCTCTTATATAAATTCTACGATGCACCAGATCTAATTCATGAATGCATGGAGGCTTGGCTGACACTAGCCGATACGGTCATTAGTAAATACCAGGAGCATATTACCCTTGATGAACTCTATATTGGAGAAGATATTTGCTATAACCACGGACCGCTTATATCACCGGATATGATTCAAGCATTTCTATTCCCCTATTATCAACAACTGCTTACAAACACCAAGAAAAGACAAATAGATAAGAAACGTCATCTATTTTTTAATGTCGATACTGATGGCAATGCGCTACCTGTCATTCCACTTTATCAAACATTAGGTATGGATGTGATGAATCCTTTTGAGGTGGCATCAGGCTGTGACGTGGTTAAAATCGGTAAACAATATCCAGAACTCATCATGTCTGGTGGTATTGATAAACGGGTATTGGCAGCTGGAAAAGAAGCCATTGATCGCCATCTTGATTATATCCTGCCTACCATGAAAAAAAGAGGTGGCTATATTCCCACATGTGACCATGGTGTTCCAGAAGAAGTAAGCCTAGAAAACTATTTATATTTTCGCAAGCGTTGTCTAGAATATGCTTACTAAAGTTAGTCGTCATGACTAACCTAAATATAACGATTAATTGTTTACAAAACTCGTTATCATGATTATAAAGATATCTCAACAGATTTAACATGAAAGAGATTATGCTATAGAAAAAGTAAGCCATGTAATAAACGAATTGACGTGGCTTACTTTTATTATGCATTATTCTTAAACATCATCATATATCCATAAATAAAACTATAACGAACTCAACCGCTCATGAATGGACTTAGCTGCCTGTTTTCCTGCTCCCATGGCAAGGATAACCGTAGCAGCACCTGTTACCGCATCACCACCAGCATATACATTTTCCATGGTGGTTTCCATGGTTTCTTCGTTGACAACAATGCATCCCCATTTGTTAACATCTAAGTCTTCTGTGGTATTACGTAGTAAGGGATTAGGGGTTTGTCCAATGGCAATGATAACCGTATCCACATCCATAACTTCTTCACTCCCTTGGATTGGCTCAGGTCTTCTTCTGCCACTCTCATCGGGCTCACCAAGTTCCATTTTAATACATTCCATGGCTATCACATGACCGTCTTCCCCAAGAATCTTTAATGGATTCTTGAGTAAATCAAAAATGATCTGTTCTTCCTCAGCATGGTGGACTTCTTCTTGTCGTGCTGGAAGTTCATCCTTGCTTCTTCTATAAACAATCTTGACTTCCTTCGCTCCAAGACGTTTTGCTGTTCTGGCTGCATCCATGGCTACATTACCGCCACCAATAACAGCCACCTTCTCACCAATACGTACAGGTGTAGGGCTATGGGTATCATATGCTTTCATCAAGTTAACCCTTGTTAAGAATTCATTGGCAGAATAGACACCATTTAGATTTTCTCCATCTATTTTCATGAACCTAGGTAAGCCTGCTCCACTACCAACAAAAACAGCTTGAAAGCCCTCTTCAAATAATTCTTCAATGGTTATGGAGCGACCCACTACCACATTTTTTTCAACTTTAACACCCAAATCCGTTATGCTCTTTAATTCTTGACGCACAAGGTCTTTAGGTAATCGAAATTCTGGTATACCATACATCAACACGCCGCCAAGCTCGTGAAGAGCTTCATACATGGTTACCTCATAACCACGTTTAGCTAAATCTCCTGCACAGGTAAGACTAGCTGGTCCACCACCAACCACGGCAACCCGTTTGCCATTGGATTCTGGCGGTGTAAGTTCTTGATCCACATGTTTCATATAATAATCGGCTACATAACGTTCCAGTCGGCCAATACCCACAGGTTCACCTTTCACACCTCTTACACAGACCTCTTCACATTGAGACTCTTGCGGACATACTCGACCACATACTGCTGGCAATCTGTTTTCTTCTGCAATAATCTCATAAGCTTCTTCTATATGACCTTCTTTTACAGCCTTTATAAACTCTGGGATGGGTACACCTACTGGACATCCGTTCACACAAGGTTTATGTTTACATTGCAAACATCTCTCTGCTTCTTCCATGGCTTCTTCTAAGGTGTAACCACATGTTACTTCTTCAAAATTCGTTATACGCACATTCGGATCCTGTTCCTGCATTTTTACTTTTTCTTTACTCATGTTAGGCATTATTCGTCCCCCTAATCTATCCTATGATTATATTAAGTGCAAGCGATGTTTGCTTATTTCTCCAAAGCATCTACTTTCTCATCCAAACGACAGGCATGTAATTCTTGCTCCTTGAAATAGCCTTGTCTTCGCATACACTCATCAAAATCCACTAAAAAACCATCAAAATCTGGTCCATCAACACATGCAAATTTTGTCTCACCACCAACGGTTACACGACAACCGCCACACATACCCGTTCCATCTATCATAATTGGGTTTAGGGATACACCTGTGGGGATATTAAGGGGTTTTGTTACCGCTACCACTGCCTTCATCATAATCAAAGGTCCTATTGCAATCACTTCATCGTAGCAATTGCCTTCTTCTATTAACGTGTTCAGCACATCTGTTACAAAACCTTTAGTCCCTCTTGTCCCATCATTGGTAGCAAAATAGATGTTATCACATATAGCTTTGAATTCATCTTCTAAAATAATGTATTCATCGCTACGTCCACCAATAATCACATCAACACTGACACCCATTTCATGTAATTTTTTTAACTGAGGATAAAGAGGGGCTGCTCCTACACCGCCACCAATACCCAAGACTCGCTTATGTTTTTTAAGCACTGTAGGTTGTCCAAGAGGTCCTACAAAATCATGGATATAGTCCCCTTCATTTAATTGACTTAAACATTCTGTTGAATAACCCACAATTTGATAAATAATGGTCACTGTACCAGCTTCACGGTCATAATCTACGATTGTTAAAGGTATGCGTTCGCCCTCGTCGTTTACTCGAAGTATAATAAACTGTCCTGGTTCACACTTTCTAGCTGTAAAAGGTGCGTGAACTTCCATGAGTTCTACTTGGCTGTTAATCGACTTTTTCTTTACAATCTCGTACAATTTCTTTCCCTCGCTTCTTCAAATAGTATTGTGTTGTCATTGAGTATCAGGTAAATAGTAGAGACTATCTTATGATTACCTTGTACCTTCATTGAATCATTTATAAACGTTCATAACAATGTCTGTTTAAATTATAACATAATTTATGCATATCATACATAACATTTATCTTTACTTCTTTGCTCATCTGATAATTTATGCTTATGACAGCTATTTACTTTGTCTATCAAAATAAAAGACTGTCTCAATCATACACCTTTTATCCTATGCTGTCTATAGCTTTTTCATTTTATGAGCTGGCGTAAAATTAACAAAATCAGCACTCAGAAAACACAAATTATCTATAACCCTATTGGCAAAATCAGCATAAAAAAATGTATAACAGGACAGCCTATTTTAAACGTTTCTATAATAATCGATGGTTTCAAAATCAAGGGACTGTTGCTTTTCTATAAAGGACATCACTTTCATATATTCTCTTAATGTATCCATGCAGGTGAAACAAGGTATACCAATATGTTGAGCATAAGTACGCAGCTTAAACCCATCTCGACTCGTATCTTTACCTTTTGTTGGAATATTAAAGATCATGTTAATGTCATTTTTCTTCATTTTTTCTTGAACATGTTCAATATCTGAGCTTATAAGGGTACTTGCCATGCCTTTAGCTGCTAGAAACTCATGGGTACCTTTACTTGCTAGAATATGAAAGCCAAATGCCATAAGGTGTTCAATATAAGGCAATGCTTCTTCTTTACTTTCATCATGAATGGATACCAGCACATTACCTTTATCAAAAAACTGATAGCCAGCTCCGACAAA is drawn from Vallitalea pronyensis and contains these coding sequences:
- a CDS encoding uroporphyrinogen decarboxylase family protein, which codes for MMCDGIKGMVPKDKMCAGARKLRNVYEGTPDAPFFQQEFGFYCLDRWKKEGLPTDKTLDEIFGYDESGCHTLNGLGWCTPEFMPMFEEKVLEDRGEHEVAQDFAGRHVLYFKGRREGFMPEYIDHPVKDMYSWEKNCKWRLNPKSKERYIDFDKQIIEAKEAAKTGKIISQRVVGGFMYLRSLIGPTDLLYKFYDAPDLIHECMEAWLTLADTVISKYQEHITLDELYIGEDICYNHGPLISPDMIQAFLFPYYQQLLTNTKKRQIDKKRHLFFNVDTDGNALPVIPLYQTLGMDVMNPFEVASGCDVVKIGKQYPELIMSGGIDKRVLAAGKEAIDRHLDYILPTMKKRGGYIPTCDHGVPEEVSLENYLYFRKRCLEYAY
- a CDS encoding helix-turn-helix domain-containing protein, with amino-acid sequence MDFQYSKTNKIIPTASIALQSVYHVQADATYDIHKQWRNNTKELVALRTLQGTGVVVMENNKVMTLGAHTLLLVEHNKVRRYYCYKEQWDFWWFTFQIGGMLHLPLNTILSINPFHAESVQFKQCLECLRKDNISAKVLASATLGALFYQWMAKVDEQRDTPHAYQETIEQIIQYIHNHLGDTITVKKLAHMAGLSERQFRQVFKEVTGKSPKKFYDELRLNMSAELLTNTSLSIGEIAIKLAYSSPFHFSKAFKQYFGLFPTNYRKRMS
- the gltA gene encoding NADPH-dependent glutamate synthase gives rise to the protein MPNMSKEKVKMQEQDPNVRITNFEEVTCGYTLEEAMEEAERCLQCKHKPCVNGCPVGVPIPEFIKAVKEGHIEEAYEIIAEENRLPAVCGRVCPQESQCEEVCVRGVKGEPVGIGRLERYVADYYMKHVDQELTPPESNGKRVAVVGGGPASLTCAGDLAKRGYEVTMYEALHELGGVLMYGIPEFRLPKDLVRQELKSITDLGVKVEKNVVVGRSITIEELFEEGFQAVFVGSGAGLPRFMKIDGENLNGVYSANEFLTRVNLMKAYDTHSPTPVRIGEKVAVIGGGNVAMDAARTAKRLGAKEVKIVYRRSKDELPARQEEVHHAEEEQIIFDLLKNPLKILGEDGHVIAMECIKMELGEPDESGRRRPEPIQGSEEVMDVDTVIIAIGQTPNPLLRNTTEDLDVNKWGCIVVNEETMETTMENVYAGGDAVTGAATVILAMGAGKQAAKSIHERLSSL
- a CDS encoding sulfide/dihydroorotate dehydrogenase-like FAD/NAD-binding protein, translating into MYEIVKKKSINSQVELMEVHAPFTARKCEPGQFIILRVNDEGERIPLTIVDYDREAGTVTIIYQIVGYSTECLSQLNEGDYIHDFVGPLGQPTVLKKHKRVLGIGGGVGAAPLYPQLKKLHEMGVSVDVIIGGRSDEYIILEDEFKAICDNIYFATNDGTRGTKGFVTDVLNTLIEEGNCYDEVIAIGPLIMMKAVVAVTKPLNIPTGVSLNPIMIDGTGMCGGCRVTVGGETKFACVDGPDFDGFLVDFDECMRRQGYFKEQELHACRLDEKVDALEK